CTCGCCTGCTGTAGTGATGAAGCTTCATGAGGAACTCATCATTTCCAACTATATAAATCAGCGGGTTTATTGCGCTGTTCAGACACGCCAGGCATCTGCCAACCTGATGTGCAATGTAGACGTCATGGAAACTGGTGTGGCACACCCCATTTTGTTTCAAAATCCTGGTTTTCAGATTAACATTTCGAAACACGTGATAGGGGATGAAACAGATGGAGAAGAGTATCACCAGGATCACGACCAGTTTCAAACACCGCTGCCTCAGCAGAGGGTTGACGTTGGCCTTTTTGACAAGAACCACGACAACGTGTCCGTAACAGACCAAAATGATAACCAGTGGCACGGCGAATCCTGTGATGGTCCAGGCGATGCTGTAAGGAAGGTAGCTCTTGATCAGGTCGTTCGAGGTGGTGTCGAAACACGAGAGTGGTGACTTTGGATCATTCTTGTCAAAGAACATATCAGGGAGGATCTGAATAACGACCAAAAGCCATACCAGGGCGCTTATGGCCAGGGAGTGTCGGCTGGTGATTTTCCCCATCACTCTCATGGGGTGCACTATACCCAGGTACCTGTAGATGCTGATGCAGGTTAGGAAGCCGATGCTGCCATAGAGGTTGAGGTTGAAGCAGAAGCGGGTGACTTTACAGAACGTTTGGCCGAACCGCCATTGGCTTTTGCGCGAGTAATAGTGCACGAGAAACGGCAGGGTGAACAGATACAGCAGGTCCGCCAACCCCAGGTTGAGCATGAAGATGTTGATATTTCCGATGTTGTGCCAGCTGGCGCACACGCTTCTCAGCCCCCAGATGTTTGACAGCGTCCCGACGGTGAACACAGTGATGAACACGGGCGGCAGAAAGCTGTGCGTAAAGTTCAGGTTGATGCCCTCGCAGGCTCCGTCCGTTACATTTCCAGA
This genomic interval from Xiphias gladius isolate SHS-SW01 ecotype Sanya breed wild chromosome 21, ASM1685928v1, whole genome shotgun sequence contains the following:
- the LOC120807045 gene encoding P2Y purinoceptor 1-like, translated to MSGNVTDGACEGINLNFTHSFLPPVFITVFTVGTLSNIWGLRSVCASWHNIGNINIFMLNLGLADLLYLFTLPFLVHYYSRKSQWRFGQTFCKVTRFCFNLNLYGSIGFLTCISIYRYLGIVHPMRVMGKITSRHSLAISALVWLLVVIQILPDMFFDKNDPKSPLSCFDTTSNDLIKSYLPYSIAWTITGFAVPLVIILVCYGHVVVVLVKKANVNPLLRQRCLKLVVILVILFSICFIPYHVFRNVNLKTRILKQNGVCHTSFHDVYIAHQVGRCLACLNSAINPLIYIVGNDEFLMKLHHYSRRAQLSLAGVTAALLCRKPIDTGADSPAEIRLSPDPMNG